A stretch of the Marinobacter sp. JH2 genome encodes the following:
- the oadA gene encoding sodium-extruding oxaloacetate decarboxylase subunit alpha, which yields MSNAKKIEVTDLILRDAHQSLIATRMRTEDMLPICDKLDQVGYWSLEVWGGATFDACVRFLKEDPWERLRQLREALPKTRLQMLLRGQNLLGYRHYADDVVEAFVQKAADNGIDVFRIFDALNDLRNLETAIKAVKKAGKHAQGTICYTTSPVHTPELFVKQAEQLQAMGADSIAIKDMAGLLTPYATYKLVKAIKSAVDLPLVIHSHSTAGLAPLCQLKAIEAGADRIDTAISAFASGTSHPATESQVAALKGSEYDTGLDLELLSQIADYFREVRKKYHQFESEFTREDVSVQINQVPGGMMSNLANQLKEQNALDKINEVFNEIPRVRKDLGYPPLVTPTSQIVGTQAVYNVLAGQRYKTITNEVKRYLQGGYGHPPAEVNADIRKKAIGNETVNEGRPADLLSPELKKLREDIGSLANSEEDVLTYAMFPDLGREFLQQRKDGTLKPEELLPAEQAGQGRLGAAMATEFRIDVHGETYEVAVTGVGNTEPGKRKLYLSLDGMPEEVVFESLNEYVAEAGGKSRKRATDPGHVSTAMPGNVVDVLVQEGDTVTAGQAVLITEAMKMETEIHSSVDGTVQAVHVSKGDRVTPGEVLIEIA from the coding sequence ATGAGTAACGCGAAGAAAATCGAAGTCACCGATCTTATTCTGCGGGATGCGCATCAGTCTTTGATTGCCACCCGCATGCGCACCGAAGATATGTTGCCGATCTGCGACAAATTGGATCAGGTGGGCTATTGGTCGTTGGAAGTCTGGGGTGGAGCCACCTTTGACGCGTGCGTGCGATTCCTGAAAGAAGATCCCTGGGAGCGTCTGCGCCAGCTTCGTGAAGCTTTACCCAAAACGCGTTTGCAAATGCTACTGCGGGGCCAGAATCTACTCGGCTATCGTCATTACGCCGATGACGTGGTGGAAGCCTTTGTTCAAAAAGCGGCGGATAACGGCATTGACGTGTTCCGAATTTTCGATGCGCTGAACGATCTGCGCAATCTTGAAACCGCCATCAAAGCAGTCAAAAAAGCCGGCAAGCATGCACAAGGTACAATCTGCTACACCACCAGCCCGGTGCACACGCCTGAACTGTTTGTTAAGCAGGCCGAGCAGCTGCAGGCCATGGGTGCCGACTCCATTGCCATCAAAGATATGGCGGGATTGCTGACACCTTACGCAACTTACAAACTGGTGAAAGCCATCAAATCTGCGGTAGACCTACCGCTGGTTATCCACAGCCATTCAACGGCGGGACTTGCTCCACTATGCCAACTTAAAGCCATCGAAGCTGGCGCAGACCGAATCGATACAGCCATCTCGGCCTTCGCCAGCGGCACCAGCCATCCCGCTACCGAATCTCAGGTCGCCGCATTGAAAGGGTCCGAGTACGACACGGGGCTGGATCTGGAATTACTCAGCCAGATCGCCGATTACTTCCGCGAAGTGCGCAAAAAGTACCATCAGTTTGAGAGCGAGTTTACTCGTGAGGACGTGTCGGTTCAGATCAACCAAGTGCCGGGCGGCATGATGTCGAACCTGGCCAATCAGCTGAAAGAACAGAACGCCCTCGACAAGATCAATGAGGTGTTCAACGAAATCCCGCGCGTTCGAAAAGATCTGGGCTATCCGCCACTGGTGACCCCCACCTCCCAGATTGTCGGCACCCAAGCGGTCTATAATGTGCTTGCCGGACAACGCTATAAAACCATCACCAACGAGGTGAAACGCTACCTGCAGGGCGGTTATGGCCACCCACCCGCCGAGGTGAACGCTGACATTCGCAAAAAGGCCATTGGCAACGAAACGGTCAACGAAGGCCGGCCGGCCGACTTGCTCTCCCCTGAGCTGAAAAAATTGCGAGAAGACATTGGTAGTCTGGCCAATTCCGAGGAAGATGTGCTCACATACGCCATGTTCCCGGACCTGGGCCGCGAATTCCTGCAACAACGCAAGGATGGCACGCTCAAACCGGAAGAGCTCTTACCGGCAGAGCAAGCAGGACAGGGCCGATTGGGCGCAGCCATGGCCACCGAATTTCGTATTGATGTCCACGGTGAAACTTACGAAGTGGCCGTCACAGGCGTAGGCAACACCGAGCCCGGCAAGCGTAAGTTGTACCTGTCACTGGACGGCATGCCTGAAGAAGTGGTGTTCGAATCTTTGAACGAATACGTGGCAGAAGCCGGCGGCAAAAGCCGTAAGCGCGCCACCGACCCCGGCCACGTCAGTACCGCCATGCCCGGAAATGTGGTGGATGTGCTGGTTCAGGAAGGCGATACTGTGACCGCTGGCCAAGCCGTTCTGATTACTGAAGCCATGAAGATGGAAACCGAAATTCATTCCAGTGTTGACGGCACCGTCCAAGCGGTCCACGTCAGTAAGGGTGACCGGGTTACCCCTGGAGAAGTGTTAATCGAAATTGCATGA
- a CDS encoding acetyl-CoA carboxylase biotin carboxylase subunit — protein MLKKVLIANRGEIAVRIERACAEMGIRSVAIYTEPDRYGLHVKRADEAYSLGEDPLAGYLDPARIVNLALETGCDTIHPGYGFLSENARFAQLCEQHGVTFIGPKSDVIHKMGDKTQARDSMRAAGVPITPGSEGNLADLDEALKLADEIGYPVMLKATSGGGGRGIRRCDSAEELKTQYPRVISEATKAFGSAEVFMEKCIVNPRHIEVQILGDSQGKAIHLYERDCSIQRRNQKLIEIAPSPQLTPEQRQYIGGLAVKAAEAVGYENAGTVEFLLTGNEVYFMEMNTRVQVEHTITEAITGVDIVREQLRIASGLPLTYRQEDISYRGYALQFRINAEDPKNDFLPSFGRVTHYYAPGGPGVRVDTAIYTGYEIPPYYDSMCLKLVVWALTWDEVIARGKRALDDMRLHGITTTANYYQQILDHPDFRAGKFDTSFVPEHPELLNYSKKRHPSAVALAIAATIAAHAGW, from the coding sequence ATGTTGAAGAAAGTTCTGATCGCCAACCGAGGCGAGATTGCGGTGCGCATTGAGCGTGCCTGCGCTGAGATGGGCATCCGCTCGGTGGCTATCTACACCGAGCCGGACCGATACGGCTTACACGTGAAGCGGGCTGATGAAGCCTACTCCCTGGGGGAAGACCCATTGGCCGGCTATCTGGACCCGGCACGGATAGTCAATTTAGCACTGGAAACCGGGTGCGACACCATTCACCCCGGCTACGGATTTCTGTCAGAAAATGCCCGATTCGCGCAGCTTTGCGAGCAGCACGGGGTGACTTTTATCGGCCCCAAGTCTGACGTGATCCACAAAATGGGCGATAAAACCCAAGCCCGCGACAGTATGCGCGCGGCTGGCGTGCCGATTACGCCTGGCTCGGAAGGCAACCTGGCAGATCTTGATGAAGCACTCAAGCTGGCTGACGAGATTGGCTATCCAGTCATGCTCAAAGCGACCTCCGGCGGGGGTGGCCGGGGGATTCGCCGATGCGACAGCGCCGAAGAACTGAAAACTCAGTATCCGCGAGTGATTTCCGAAGCAACCAAAGCCTTTGGCTCGGCCGAAGTGTTTATGGAGAAGTGCATCGTCAATCCCCGCCACATCGAAGTGCAGATACTCGGAGACAGTCAGGGGAAGGCCATACACCTCTACGAACGGGATTGTTCGATTCAGCGTCGCAACCAAAAGCTGATCGAGATTGCACCAAGCCCGCAACTCACGCCCGAGCAGCGCCAGTACATCGGCGGTCTAGCGGTCAAAGCAGCCGAGGCCGTGGGTTACGAAAACGCCGGTACGGTTGAGTTTTTGCTGACCGGCAATGAAGTCTACTTCATGGAGATGAACACCCGAGTACAGGTGGAACACACCATCACCGAAGCCATTACCGGCGTGGACATTGTTCGGGAGCAATTGCGCATTGCTTCAGGCTTACCTCTGACATACCGGCAGGAAGACATTTCCTATCGCGGTTACGCCCTGCAATTCCGAATCAATGCGGAAGACCCCAAGAACGATTTCTTACCCAGCTTCGGCCGCGTCACCCACTATTACGCACCGGGCGGCCCGGGAGTGCGGGTGGATACCGCCATTTATACCGGCTACGAGATTCCGCCCTACTACGACTCCATGTGTCTGAAGCTCGTGGTTTGGGCACTGACTTGGGACGAAGTGATCGCTCGCGGAAAACGTGCTCTGGACGATATGCGCCTGCACGGGATCACCACCACTGCCAATTATTACCAGCAGATTCTGGATCACCCCGATTTCCGGGCGGGTAAGTTTGACACCAGCTTTGTGCCAGAGCACCCAGAACTGCTGAACTATTCGAAAAAACGTCACCCTAGTGCCGTGGCACTGGCGATTGCCGCCACCATCGCAGCCCATGCTGGCTGGTAA
- a CDS encoding LysR family transcriptional regulator, whose amino-acid sequence MPLSIQKLASRLTFRQLQVFKAVYDLRSYSKAGELLGLTQPAVSSQVRHLEQALEMPMFEYVGRKLYCTAAGEEMAACVRTVFNELGDMQNRLAALEGRVAGDLRLVAVSTAQYVVPYLLHSFLEQNPQVNISVAVVNRATALERLNENSDDLVIMGMVPQGKPLTSLPFLDNELVPVVPAGHPLLEQSPVSPEAFLSSRLLTRESGSGSRLALEVYCQKHRLKMEPVMELGSNDAVKHAVLAGLGVAVIPKLSILSELALGSFVALDINGFPLRRSWCVVHPQGRHPTPAMKAFIDYIQRNIAEFDRLFRRLGS is encoded by the coding sequence ATGCCGCTGAGCATCCAAAAACTGGCTAGCCGGCTGACGTTTCGCCAGCTTCAAGTTTTCAAGGCCGTTTATGATTTACGGAGCTACAGCAAAGCAGGTGAGCTGTTGGGATTAACCCAGCCCGCCGTCAGTAGTCAGGTTCGGCATCTCGAGCAGGCGTTGGAGATGCCAATGTTCGAGTATGTGGGGCGTAAGCTGTATTGCACGGCGGCCGGAGAGGAAATGGCAGCGTGCGTGCGCACGGTGTTTAACGAGCTCGGGGATATGCAAAATCGCTTGGCAGCGCTCGAGGGAAGGGTGGCTGGAGATCTGCGATTGGTGGCGGTAAGTACAGCTCAGTATGTGGTGCCGTACCTGCTGCATTCGTTTCTCGAACAGAATCCACAGGTCAATATCTCAGTGGCGGTGGTTAATCGCGCCACTGCGCTGGAGCGATTGAACGAGAACAGCGATGACTTAGTCATCATGGGGATGGTCCCGCAAGGTAAGCCGTTAACCTCATTGCCTTTTCTGGACAATGAGTTAGTGCCGGTTGTTCCCGCTGGGCATCCGCTGCTTGAACAAAGTCCGGTTAGCCCCGAAGCTTTTCTGAGCAGTCGGCTACTGACCCGGGAATCCGGTTCCGGCAGTCGGTTGGCGTTAGAGGTTTATTGCCAAAAACACCGTCTGAAAATGGAGCCGGTGATGGAACTGGGGTCGAATGATGCGGTTAAGCACGCGGTGCTTGCAGGCTTGGGTGTGGCGGTCATACCTAAACTGAGCATTCTGTCGGAGTTGGCCTTAGGTTCTTTTGTGGCATTAGATATCAACGGTTTTCCATTGCGGCGCAGCTGGTGCGTGGTGCACCCTCAAGGCCGGCACCCGACTCCGGCTATGAAGGCATTTATTGATTACATTCAGCGGAATATTGCCGAGTTCGACCGTTTGTTTCGGCGATTGGGTTCGTGA
- the gatB gene encoding Asp-tRNA(Asn)/Glu-tRNA(Gln) amidotransferase subunit GatB, which produces MQWDIVIGLEIHVQLATNTKIFSGSSTAFGAEPNTQANAVDLAMPGTLPVPNEQAFRYAVMFGLATNSEIGRRSVFERKNYFYPDLPKGYQTTQLAQPIVGPGHVDIDLSDGSTKRVRIHHAHLEEDAGKSLHEDYHGMSGIDLNRAGTPLIEVVTEPDMNSSEEAVAFAKKLHSLVTSLGICDGDMSQGSMRFDVNISLKPKGSDTLGTRTETKNLNSFRFMEQAIAHEVERQMDILEDGGEITQETRLYNGDRDESRSMRSKEEANDYRYFPCPDLLPVEIDDAFIEDARARLPELPDARRARFKEQYGLNDYDAGILSADAKLAGFFEETVEHGKDAKLASNWVQGEFSARLNAEEKSVADAPITGAQLGALVTRIADNTVSSSGAKKVFEAIWTGENDNVDVIIEAKGLKQVSDTGALEAMVDEVLAGMPDQVAQFQGEEDPKKRKKMLGGFMGPLMKASKGQGNPKLFNEILLRKLGG; this is translated from the coding sequence ATGCAGTGGGATATCGTGATCGGGCTGGAAATTCACGTTCAGCTTGCGACCAACACCAAAATTTTCTCAGGCTCCAGCACCGCGTTTGGTGCCGAGCCTAACACTCAGGCCAACGCCGTTGACCTGGCCATGCCGGGCACGCTTCCTGTTCCGAACGAACAAGCGTTTCGCTATGCGGTGATGTTTGGCTTGGCCACTAATTCCGAAATCGGTCGTCGTTCGGTGTTTGAGCGCAAAAACTACTTCTACCCGGACCTGCCCAAGGGCTATCAGACCACTCAGCTGGCGCAGCCAATTGTGGGGCCCGGCCATGTCGACATCGACCTGTCTGACGGCAGCACCAAGCGGGTACGCATCCACCATGCACACCTGGAAGAAGACGCAGGTAAGTCCTTGCACGAGGATTATCACGGCATGTCCGGCATCGACCTGAACCGTGCCGGCACGCCGCTGATCGAGGTGGTCACCGAGCCGGACATGAACAGCTCCGAAGAAGCCGTAGCCTTCGCCAAGAAACTGCATAGCTTAGTGACATCACTCGGCATCTGCGACGGCGACATGTCTCAGGGTTCGATGCGTTTTGACGTAAACATTTCGCTCAAACCCAAGGGCTCAGACACCCTGGGCACACGTACCGAAACCAAAAACCTGAACTCTTTCCGCTTCATGGAACAGGCCATCGCGCACGAAGTTGAACGTCAGATGGATATTCTGGAAGACGGCGGCGAGATTACTCAGGAAACCCGCCTGTACAACGGCGACCGGGACGAGTCCCGATCCATGCGGAGCAAAGAAGAAGCCAACGACTACCGTTACTTCCCTTGCCCGGATTTGCTGCCGGTAGAAATCGATGACGCCTTCATCGAAGACGCTCGTGCACGCTTGCCGGAACTACCAGATGCTCGCCGCGCTCGTTTTAAGGAGCAGTACGGTCTGAACGATTACGATGCGGGCATCCTGTCGGCAGACGCGAAGCTGGCCGGTTTCTTCGAGGAAACCGTGGAGCATGGCAAAGACGCAAAGCTGGCTTCTAACTGGGTTCAAGGTGAGTTTTCTGCGCGCTTGAATGCGGAAGAAAAGTCGGTGGCCGATGCGCCGATCACTGGTGCTCAGCTGGGCGCTCTGGTAACTCGTATTGCCGATAATACGGTATCGTCTTCTGGTGCAAAGAAGGTGTTTGAAGCTATTTGGACCGGCGAAAACGATAATGTGGATGTGATTATCGAAGCCAAGGGTTTGAAGCAGGTGTCGGATACTGGCGCTCTCGAAGCCATGGTTGACGAGGTTCTGGCCGGCATGCCGGATCAGGTTGCCCAGTTCCAAGGTGAGGAAGACCCGAAGAAACGCAAGAAGATGCTCGGCGGCTTTATGGGACCTTTGATGAAGGCCTCCAAAGGTCAGGGCAACCCTAAGTTGTTCAACGAAATTCTTCTTCGCAAGCTTGGTGGTTAA
- the gatA gene encoding Asp-tRNA(Asn)/Glu-tRNA(Gln) amidotransferase subunit GatA, with product MMHNKSVAELSKELESGKISSVELTQQFLDRLKNEDGKYNSFITISDERALAEAKAADEMRAAGKATAWTGVPFAHKDIFCTNGVRTTCGSKMLENFVPPYDATVTANFKAAGAVCLGKTNMDEFAMGSSNESSFFGAVTNPWGDKRVPGGSSGGSAAAVAARLAPAATGTDTGGSIRQPAALCGITGLKPTYGRVSRYGMIAFASSLDQGGPMARTAEDAALMMNVMAGFDPKDSTCIDREVPDYTATLNEPLKGLKIGLPKEYFSEQLSPAMEEQVRNAVREYEKLGATVKEVSLPNAKLAIAAYYVIAPAEASANLSRFDGARYGYRCENPKDLMDMYTRTRAEGFGSEVKRRILVGSYALSAGYFDAYYLKAQKVRRLIQQDFINAFKEVDVMMSPVSPSPAFVQGEKTTDPVTMYLEDVFTIAINLAGIPAMSVPAGFVNGLPVGLQIIGDYFSEARLLNAAHQFQQVTDWHQREPQ from the coding sequence ATGATGCATAACAAGTCCGTAGCAGAGCTTTCCAAAGAGCTGGAGAGCGGGAAGATTTCAAGTGTGGAGCTGACACAACAGTTCCTCGACCGTTTAAAGAATGAGGACGGTAAGTACAACAGTTTCATTACCATCTCCGATGAGCGCGCATTGGCTGAGGCAAAGGCCGCGGACGAGATGCGTGCGGCCGGTAAAGCAACGGCCTGGACCGGGGTTCCGTTTGCCCACAAGGACATCTTCTGCACCAACGGCGTTCGCACCACATGCGGCTCCAAGATGCTGGAGAACTTTGTACCGCCTTACGACGCCACGGTAACCGCAAACTTCAAGGCTGCTGGCGCGGTTTGTTTGGGTAAGACCAACATGGATGAATTCGCCATGGGGTCTTCCAACGAGTCCAGTTTCTTTGGTGCGGTGACCAACCCGTGGGGCGACAAACGCGTTCCCGGTGGTTCTTCTGGTGGTTCGGCGGCGGCTGTCGCGGCGCGTTTGGCACCTGCAGCGACCGGCACCGATACCGGCGGTTCTATCCGCCAGCCTGCGGCGCTGTGCGGGATTACCGGTTTAAAGCCGACTTATGGACGGGTATCTCGTTACGGCATGATTGCATTTGCCTCTTCGCTGGATCAGGGCGGCCCTATGGCCCGCACGGCGGAAGATGCAGCGCTGATGATGAATGTGATGGCCGGGTTTGATCCGAAGGATTCCACCTGCATCGACCGGGAAGTGCCGGATTACACCGCAACCCTCAACGAGCCTCTGAAAGGCCTGAAGATTGGTTTGCCGAAGGAGTACTTTAGCGAGCAGCTGTCTCCGGCTATGGAAGAGCAGGTTCGTAATGCGGTGCGTGAGTACGAGAAGTTGGGCGCGACGGTGAAAGAGGTTTCTCTACCCAATGCCAAGCTGGCCATTGCCGCCTACTATGTGATCGCTCCGGCGGAAGCTTCCGCAAACTTGTCTCGTTTTGACGGCGCTCGTTATGGCTACCGCTGCGAAAACCCGAAAGACCTCATGGACATGTACACCCGCACCCGGGCGGAAGGCTTTGGCAGCGAGGTTAAGCGCCGCATTCTGGTGGGCAGCTATGCGTTGTCAGCCGGTTACTTTGATGCCTATTACCTCAAGGCCCAGAAGGTTCGCCGCTTGATCCAGCAGGACTTTATCAATGCGTTCAAAGAAGTGGACGTGATGATGAGCCCGGTATCACCCTCACCTGCGTTCGTTCAGGGCGAGAAGACGACGGATCCGGTGACTATGTACCTGGAAGACGTGTTCACCATTGCCATCAACCTGGCTGGCATTCCGGCGATGTCGGTGCCTGCGGGCTTTGTTAACGGCTTACCGGTTGGCTTGCAGATTATCGGGGATTATTTCTCCGAAGCGCGCCTGTTGAACGCAGCCCATCAGTTCCAGCAGGTGACCGATTGGCACCAGCGTGAACCTCAATAA
- the gatC gene encoding Asp-tRNA(Asn)/Glu-tRNA(Gln) amidotransferase subunit GatC: protein MSISREDIEKVAVLARIKVDDEQVSALEKDLGNIMDLVDQLSAADTEAVEPMAHPLDAVQRLRADEVTETNQREAFQAIAPATEDGLYLVPKVIE, encoded by the coding sequence ATGAGCATTTCCCGCGAGGACATTGAAAAAGTTGCCGTGCTCGCCCGCATCAAAGTGGATGACGAGCAGGTTTCGGCTCTGGAGAAAGATCTAGGCAACATTATGGATCTGGTTGATCAATTAAGCGCTGCGGATACAGAGGCCGTGGAGCCGATGGCGCATCCGTTGGATGCCGTTCAGCGTTTACGCGCAGATGAGGTCACCGAGACCAATCAGCGTGAGGCGTTTCAGGCGATTGCACCCGCGACCGAGGATGGGCTCTATCTGGTTCCCAAGGTTATTGAGTGA
- a CDS encoding rod shape-determining protein, with the protein MLIKRLRGLFSSDLSIDLGTANTLIYVRGRGIVLDEPSVVAIRTTNSQKTVAAVGAEAKRMLGRTPGNITAIRPMKDGVIADFVVTEKMLQHFIHKVHENSFITPSPRVLVCVPSKSTQVERKAIRESALGAGAREVFLIEEPMVAAIGAGLPVEEASGSMIVDIGGGTTEIAIISLNGIVYADSVRVGGDKFDEAIVTYVRRNYGSLIGDSTAERIKHEIGCAYEGLELKEIDVRGRNLAEGVPRAFTLNSEEILDALQESLAQIVQTVKSALEQSPPELASDIAERGIVLTGGGALLAGLDKLISEETGLPVIIAEDPLTCVARGGGKALEVIDRGGIGMFSQEG; encoded by the coding sequence ATGTTAATCAAAAGACTCCGAGGCCTATTCTCCAGCGACCTGTCCATTGACTTGGGCACCGCCAACACACTCATCTATGTGCGGGGTCGTGGCATCGTATTGGACGAGCCGTCCGTTGTCGCCATCAGGACTACCAACTCCCAGAAAACCGTGGCAGCTGTGGGTGCTGAAGCGAAACGCATGCTTGGTCGTACCCCTGGAAACATCACGGCCATTCGTCCGATGAAAGATGGCGTGATCGCAGACTTCGTGGTCACCGAAAAAATGCTCCAGCATTTTATTCACAAAGTGCATGAAAATAGCTTTATCACCCCGAGCCCGCGCGTACTGGTGTGTGTGCCTAGCAAGTCCACCCAAGTAGAGCGCAAGGCCATTCGCGAATCAGCACTGGGCGCGGGCGCGCGCGAAGTCTTTCTGATCGAAGAGCCTATGGTGGCAGCGATCGGAGCAGGCCTGCCGGTAGAAGAAGCCAGCGGCTCCATGATCGTTGATATCGGAGGTGGTACCACCGAAATCGCCATCATCTCCCTGAACGGTATCGTCTACGCCGATTCTGTGCGTGTAGGCGGCGACAAGTTCGACGAAGCTATTGTGACTTACGTGCGCCGTAACTATGGCAGCCTGATTGGTGATTCAACCGCTGAGCGCATCAAACATGAAATCGGTTGCGCTTACGAAGGACTTGAGCTTAAAGAAATCGACGTTCGTGGTCGCAATCTGGCGGAGGGCGTGCCCCGCGCCTTCACTCTTAACAGCGAAGAAATTCTCGACGCGCTGCAAGAATCACTGGCTCAGATTGTACAGACCGTTAAAAGCGCGCTTGAACAGTCTCCCCCTGAATTGGCATCCGACATCGCTGAGCGGGGTATCGTACTGACAGGCGGTGGTGCGCTGCTGGCAGGTTTGGACAAGCTGATCAGCGAAGAAACCGGACTGCCCGTTATCATTGCTGAAGACCCACTGACCTGCGTCGCCCGTGGTGGCGGTAAAGCGCTGGAAGTGATTGATCGCGGCGGTATCGGAATGTTCTCCCAGGAGGGTTAA
- the mreC gene encoding rod shape-determining protein MreC — MLSAALIAADNSSDRLSTVRSTIETGLAPIYWFGNLPARMGDWLDGSFESHEDLQKKNEELQTRLLILERRALKYAALASENNELRRLMNSAEVLDDRVIVGEVVGVSPDPYTHEIVINKGQSDGIVVGQAVLDAQGLMGQVIQASQFTSRVLMVSDSSHAVPVEVLRNGLRAILLGSGQPNALDLVHVPDTADIREGDVLVSSGLGGRFPSGYPVAEITEIVKEPGEPFVTIGAAPKARLNQSRLVLVVFQPESRQDEESEGEPGSVELAPDEGGLADVVGH, encoded by the coding sequence CTGTTATCGGCAGCGTTAATCGCTGCCGATAACAGTTCTGACAGACTGTCGACCGTACGTAGCACCATCGAAACAGGGTTGGCCCCGATCTACTGGTTTGGCAACTTGCCGGCTCGGATGGGAGATTGGCTCGACGGATCGTTTGAAAGTCACGAAGATCTTCAAAAGAAAAACGAAGAACTGCAAACCCGCCTTCTGATACTGGAACGAAGGGCGCTGAAATACGCAGCCTTGGCTTCCGAAAACAACGAACTCCGCCGTTTGATGAACTCCGCCGAAGTATTGGATGACCGCGTCATCGTTGGCGAAGTGGTGGGCGTTTCACCGGATCCCTATACTCACGAAATCGTCATCAACAAAGGTCAGAGTGACGGTATTGTTGTTGGGCAAGCCGTATTGGATGCTCAGGGCCTGATGGGGCAGGTGATCCAAGCCAGCCAGTTTACCTCGCGCGTCTTAATGGTGTCTGACAGCAGCCATGCCGTACCCGTGGAAGTGTTGCGCAATGGCCTGCGTGCAATTCTATTAGGCAGTGGCCAACCCAATGCTCTGGACTTGGTGCACGTGCCGGATACCGCAGATATTCGCGAAGGAGATGTGTTGGTCAGTTCCGGTTTGGGGGGGCGTTTCCCTTCTGGTTATCCCGTGGCTGAAATCACCGAGATCGTAAAGGAACCGGGCGAACCTTTTGTCACCATAGGTGCAGCACCGAAAGCGAGGTTGAATCAGAGCCGTCTGGTGTTGGTCGTGTTTCAGCCGGAATCCCGGCAAGACGAAGAGTCGGAGGGAGAGCCAGGGAGTGTGGAGTTGGCTCCGGATGAAGGGGGGCTCGCTGATGTTGTCGGTCATTAG
- the mreD gene encoding rod shape-determining protein MreD gives MLSVISYPLFLISVLVSLVLSISLFPAGWFEFRPEWLGLVVFYWSFRAPAQFGVILAWCLGLLLDTLESTPLGVNAMGMALIAFLVLTVHQRLRMYPLPQQCLMVFLLLGINQMLVHFIKQLIGAENTGFSYLWPALTSALIWPLFSSVLDHINRKLG, from the coding sequence ATGTTGTCGGTCATTAGTTATCCGCTGTTTTTGATTTCAGTTTTGGTGTCGCTGGTCCTGAGCATTTCGTTGTTTCCTGCCGGCTGGTTCGAATTTCGACCTGAATGGTTGGGCCTTGTGGTGTTTTACTGGAGCTTTCGGGCACCTGCGCAATTTGGTGTGATTCTGGCGTGGTGTTTGGGCCTATTGCTAGACACTCTTGAATCTACCCCACTGGGTGTCAACGCGATGGGCATGGCGCTGATTGCGTTTTTAGTATTGACCGTACACCAGCGTCTTCGCATGTACCCGCTGCCGCAACAATGTCTTATGGTCTTTTTGTTGCTGGGCATCAATCAGATGCTGGTGCACTTTATCAAGCAGCTGATTGGCGCAGAGAATACCGGTTTCAGCTATCTGTGGCCTGCTTTAACCAGTGCCTTGATCTGGCCGTTGTTCAGCAGTGTGCTGGACCATATCAATCGAAAACTGGGGTAA
- a CDS encoding Maf family protein codes for MPDLILASASPRRAELLQQIGLDFQVRPADIDETPTSLETPEHYVERLAREKALSIAREYPDKWVLGSDTSVIHNEEILGKPESSEQAVSMLQALSGSTHQVLTAVALAKGSECWSRVVVTEVIFRELESAEISAYVASGEPMDKAGSYGIQGLGGIFVSAIKGSYSAVVGLPLQETAALLAQAGHSVIQSWPSTKESQQ; via the coding sequence ATGCCTGATCTGATTCTTGCTTCCGCGTCCCCCCGGCGCGCCGAATTGCTCCAACAGATAGGCTTAGATTTCCAGGTACGGCCAGCAGATATCGATGAAACACCGACATCGCTGGAAACACCTGAGCATTACGTCGAGCGTCTGGCGCGAGAAAAAGCGCTGAGCATCGCCCGGGAGTATCCTGATAAGTGGGTGCTAGGCTCTGATACGTCTGTCATACACAATGAAGAAATTCTGGGTAAACCGGAGTCCTCTGAGCAGGCTGTGAGCATGCTTCAGGCGCTGTCGGGAAGCACACATCAGGTACTAACGGCAGTGGCTCTGGCCAAAGGTTCGGAATGCTGGTCCCGGGTTGTGGTTACCGAGGTCATCTTCCGGGAGCTGGAATCCGCTGAGATCAGCGCGTACGTTGCAAGCGGCGAACCCATGGATAAAGCAGGAAGCTATGGCATTCAGGGGCTGGGTGGCATTTTTGTTAGTGCGATCAAGGGTAGTTACAGTGCGGTGGTGGGGCTTCCCCTTCAGGAAACTGCGGCATTGCTCGCTCAAGCGGGCCACTCGGTGATCCAGTCCTGGCCGAGCACTAAGGAGAGTCAACAATGA